Proteins from one Verrucomicrobiia bacterium genomic window:
- a CDS encoding TIGR00282 family metallophosphoesterase: protein MRIIFLGDVVGEPGREAVKNLLPLAQEKYQPDFVIINGENAAGGNGITSKLAIELMRYGADVITLGDHVWDQKEVVSYFETEPRLLRPLNYPEGTPGKGHVIVQGNGKKLGIINAQGRTFIKPELDNPFLLIEPILKEIKKETNCILVDFHAEATSEKIAFGRFLDGKVSAVVGTHTHVATADEEIFPKGTAYQTDVGMCGAHDSVIGREAEGVIQRYLTLLPQRWYLSQRDIRINGAFIEVDETSGLATKIERVQFREATKNSP, encoded by the coding sequence ATGCGAATCATTTTTTTAGGCGATGTTGTGGGAGAACCGGGACGCGAAGCCGTAAAAAATCTTTTACCTTTAGCCCAAGAAAAATATCAACCCGACTTTGTGATCATCAATGGTGAAAATGCAGCCGGCGGCAATGGCATCACTTCCAAACTAGCGATTGAACTCATGCGCTACGGCGCGGATGTGATCACGCTCGGCGATCACGTTTGGGATCAAAAAGAAGTGGTTTCCTATTTCGAAACAGAACCTCGCTTATTGCGCCCTCTTAACTACCCCGAAGGCACTCCAGGTAAAGGCCATGTCATCGTTCAAGGCAATGGAAAAAAACTCGGCATCATCAACGCCCAAGGACGCACCTTTATCAAACCAGAATTAGATAACCCTTTTTTGTTGATCGAACCAATTCTTAAAGAAATAAAAAAAGAAACGAATTGTATTTTGGTTGATTTTCATGCAGAAGCAACTTCCGAAAAAATTGCTTTTGGCCGATTTTTGGATGGAAAGGTTTCTGCTGTTGTGGGCACACACACGCACGTGGCCACAGCTGACGAGGAAATTTTTCCAAAAGGCACCGCTTATCAAACCGATGTTGGCATGTGTGGCGCACATGATTCAGTAATCGGTCGCGAGGCAGAAGGCGTCATTCAGCGTTACCTTACCCTTCTTCCGCAACGTTGGTATTTGAGCCAGCGCGATATTCGAATCAACGGCGCTTTTATTGAAGTCGATGAAACTTCCGGACTCGCAACCAAAATTGAGCGTGTTCAATTTCGTGAGGCAACAAAAAATTCACCTTAA
- a CDS encoding ABC transporter substrate-binding protein produces the protein MKLTLGHSPDPDDAFMFYALAKHKIDTGEFEFEHILQDIQTLNERATRQELDITAVSIHAYAHLTKHYALLSSGASMGDNYGPILVGKKFHAKKDLKKVRIAVPGTMTSAYLALQLYLDGKGGEAFSFVMVPFDQIFDALHRNEAEVGLLIHEGQLTYQKEGFVLCEDLGKWWFQETDGLPLPLGGNAIKRSLGKTSMQSISTLLKKSIHYGLTHREAGVQHALPLGRGLNAQDADQFIGMYVNELTLDYGDRGKKAIKTFLNRSAEKGFIPQVGEIEFI, from the coding sequence ATGAAACTTACTCTCGGTCACAGCCCCGATCCCGATGACGCTTTTATGTTTTACGCCTTGGCCAAACATAAAATCGACACGGGCGAATTTGAATTCGAACACATCTTACAAGACATCCAAACCCTTAACGAACGCGCCACACGCCAAGAACTCGATATCACGGCCGTTTCGATTCATGCCTACGCTCATTTAACGAAGCATTATGCTTTACTCTCTAGCGGCGCAAGCATGGGTGATAATTACGGCCCTATTTTAGTGGGGAAAAAATTTCACGCTAAAAAAGATTTGAAAAAAGTGCGAATCGCCGTGCCAGGCACAATGACCAGCGCTTATCTTGCCCTACAACTTTATTTAGATGGCAAAGGCGGTGAAGCTTTCTCTTTTGTCATGGTTCCTTTTGATCAAATTTTTGACGCACTACATCGCAACGAAGCCGAAGTGGGATTACTCATTCACGAGGGCCAACTCACCTATCAAAAAGAGGGCTTTGTTTTATGCGAAGATTTAGGCAAATGGTGGTTTCAAGAAACCGATGGCCTTCCTTTACCTTTAGGTGGCAATGCCATCAAACGATCTCTGGGCAAAACCTCTATGCAATCCATTTCAACTCTTTTAAAAAAGAGCATTCATTACGGCCTAACCCATCGCGAAGCTGGTGTGCAACATGCTCTCCCTTTAGGACGCGGACTTAACGCGCAAGACGCAGACCAGTTCATCGGCATGTATGTGAATGAATTAACCCTGGACTATGGCGATCGAGGCAAAAAAGCCATAAAAACTTTTTTAAATCGTAGTGCGGAAAAAGGCTTTATTCCCCAGGTCGGAGAAATAGAATTTATTTAA
- a CDS encoding glycosyltransferase, whose protein sequence is MIFVWVNKRNWKHPGPIMNVGVHNAHALAQLGHETYFCIGQGEASDTEEDLKEIYDLTPSPHLHIHRVPRKQLGKTTLSLSIFSEAKSLIQRLQKKDRVVVLTREASFVPFLAKLCRDKKTLGFYEAHNFYADLFWCNDHLSFQDYKQELIENLFLPQLSGVICITEPQKELYQRKFPKLPAINLPLGTKPQAEDIRLILEPRRLKRKVVYVGNLDREKGVADLVKMASELNRRNIQMALWGGSQEQIKRFKKLMHEEKVQDTVECIGFRPLRELHEALASEVSLGLVPLQDTFYNRYLTCPAKALDYLSFGLPIIASDLLGVKTLLQDAALYFDSDKPQTLAQTCEMLLADRANYENACEQSHQRGFAFSWSQRAQKLVQWVESLL, encoded by the coding sequence ATGATTTTTGTTTGGGTCAATAAACGGAATTGGAAACATCCCGGCCCGATTATGAATGTGGGCGTGCATAATGCGCATGCTTTAGCGCAGTTGGGTCATGAAACTTATTTTTGCATTGGACAAGGCGAAGCGTCAGACACGGAAGAAGATTTAAAAGAAATCTACGATCTCACTCCTTCGCCTCATTTACACATTCATCGCGTGCCACGCAAACAGCTAGGAAAAACCACGTTGAGTTTATCTATTTTTTCTGAAGCCAAATCACTGATTCAACGTTTGCAAAAAAAAGATCGTGTTGTGGTATTAACCCGAGAAGCCTCTTTTGTTCCTTTCCTCGCCAAATTATGCCGAGATAAAAAAACACTTGGATTTTATGAAGCACACAATTTTTATGCTGACTTATTTTGGTGCAACGATCACTTATCGTTTCAAGATTATAAACAAGAACTTATTGAAAATCTTTTTTTACCCCAGCTTTCTGGCGTGATTTGCATTACTGAACCTCAAAAAGAACTTTACCAACGCAAATTCCCGAAATTGCCAGCTATCAATTTACCCTTAGGCACCAAGCCCCAAGCTGAAGACATAAGACTAATCTTAGAGCCAAGACGGCTCAAAAGAAAAGTTGTGTATGTAGGCAATCTGGATCGCGAAAAAGGTGTAGCCGATCTGGTAAAAATGGCTTCTGAACTCAATCGTCGCAATATTCAAATGGCTTTGTGGGGCGGCTCGCAAGAACAAATCAAACGCTTTAAAAAATTGATGCATGAAGAAAAAGTTCAAGACACTGTGGAATGCATCGGATTTAGACCTTTGCGAGAGCTTCATGAAGCCCTTGCGAGCGAAGTAAGTTTAGGATTAGTGCCTTTGCAAGACACTTTTTACAATCGTTATCTCACCTGCCCTGCCAAAGCTTTGGATTATTTATCCTTCGGTTTGCCCATCATCGCTTCTGATTTATTGGGCGTCAAAACCTTACTCCAAGATGCCGCATTATATTTTGACTCCGATAAACCCCAAACTTTGGCCCAGACTTGTGAAATGTTATTGGCAGATCGTGCTAATTACGAAAATGCTTGCGAGCAATCTCATCAACGAGGATTCGCATTCAGTTGGTCTCAACGCGCCCAAAAGCTAGTGCAATGGGTTGAAAGTTTGCTCTAA
- the speY gene encoding deoxyhypusine synthase, which yields MSKKKFQSFARLAPGGIKKNISAADLIDSAFQAYNGARLAEACRLYTEKMLVSKGTVGMSLTGALTPAGLGRSCLVPLLKSGFVDWIISTGANLYHDLHHGLDMELYRGSPFIDDRVLRKEGIIRIYDVLFDYDVLLDTDAFVRKVVQGSEFQMTMGTDEFHYKLGRYVYEREKSLGIAGSSLLSAAYQCGVPIYTSSPGDSSIGMNVAAMSLRESRLQFDINRDVNQTAAIVYDAKARGGLSSVFILGGGSPKNFMLQTEPQIQEVMGIEEKGHDYFLQCTDARPDTGGLSGATPAEAVSWGKVDPDKLPDCVVAYVDSTVALPLITAYALSRVKPRPLKRLYSKRDQLLEKLKQQYLKTGTVTKIKPTKSRKIAKRSSSVGSK from the coding sequence ATGAGTAAAAAGAAATTTCAATCATTTGCGCGTCTTGCACCAGGAGGAATTAAAAAAAATATTTCTGCTGCTGATCTTATTGATAGCGCGTTTCAAGCTTACAATGGCGCGCGTTTAGCCGAAGCGTGTCGACTTTATACGGAAAAAATGTTGGTTTCGAAAGGCACGGTTGGAATGAGTCTCACGGGCGCTTTAACACCGGCGGGTTTGGGGCGTTCGTGTTTAGTTCCTTTGTTGAAATCAGGTTTTGTCGATTGGATCATTAGCACGGGGGCAAATCTTTATCATGATTTGCATCATGGTTTGGATATGGAACTTTATCGGGGTTCGCCCTTTATTGATGATCGTGTGTTGCGCAAAGAAGGTATTATTCGTATTTACGATGTTTTATTTGATTACGATGTCTTGCTTGATACGGATGCTTTTGTGCGAAAGGTAGTTCAAGGATCTGAATTCCAAATGACGATGGGCACGGATGAGTTTCATTACAAATTAGGTCGCTATGTTTATGAACGGGAAAAATCGCTAGGCATTGCGGGTAGTTCGCTTTTAAGTGCGGCTTATCAATGTGGGGTTCCGATTTATACTTCTTCGCCGGGTGACAGTTCTATTGGTATGAACGTGGCGGCGATGTCGTTACGCGAGTCGCGGTTGCAGTTTGATATTAATCGCGATGTGAACCAAACGGCTGCGATTGTTTATGATGCGAAAGCGCGAGGAGGTTTGAGTAGTGTTTTTATTCTGGGCGGAGGTTCTCCTAAAAATTTCATGTTGCAAACGGAACCACAAATTCAAGAGGTCATGGGGATTGAGGAAAAGGGGCATGATTACTTTTTACAATGCACCGATGCGCGACCTGATACGGGAGGATTATCGGGTGCGACGCCGGCTGAGGCGGTGAGTTGGGGAAAAGTGGATCCTGATAAATTGCCGGATTGTGTCGTGGCTTATGTTGATTCCACGGTGGCGTTGCCTTTGATTACAGCTTATGCTTTAAGCCGGGTAAAACCACGTCCTTTGAAACGTCTTTATAGCAAGCGCGATCAACTTTTAGAAAAATTAAAACAGCAATATCTTAAAACGGGCACGGTTACAAAAATTAAGCCTACAAAGTCTCGTAAGATTGCGAAACGCAGCAGTTCAGTAGGCTCGAAATAG
- a CDS encoding fructose-bisphosphatase class II family protein, which produces MANLERMIEFEFVRATENAALNSIHWLGRGEKEKADEAACDAIYGVFDVVDICGEVVIGEGIKDNAPGIFLGERLGTWKEGSPHFDIALDPIDGTTNISKGLPNSISVIAGAQTRDSQTRAMSNVPSYYSHKLAYGPKVAKALKKKGSAHALLIDNPLDETLKLVAKALDKRVAEVVVVILDRPRNQNFIDTVRSVGASLRMVGDGDITAAVAPSLPDSGVDLYVGIGGTPEGILTAAALKCLEGEIQMRMWFPTPEARKKECDGLSDAELDKVYYTEDLLSGKSSIFCATGISDSPLLPGVKLIGKTAITHSILMRAHSRTVRYIRAIHNLEHKTIPLRSNPREKTI; this is translated from the coding sequence ATGGCTAATTTAGAAAGAATGATTGAGTTTGAATTTGTGCGTGCTACGGAAAATGCTGCTTTAAATTCTATTCATTGGTTGGGGAGGGGTGAAAAAGAAAAAGCAGATGAAGCCGCATGTGACGCTATTTACGGTGTTTTTGATGTTGTCGATATTTGTGGAGAGGTGGTGATTGGCGAGGGGATTAAAGATAATGCGCCCGGAATTTTTTTGGGTGAACGTTTAGGCACCTGGAAAGAAGGGTCGCCTCATTTTGATATAGCACTGGATCCAATCGACGGCACAACCAATATTTCGAAGGGATTGCCCAATTCCATTTCTGTGATTGCGGGAGCTCAAACTCGCGACAGCCAAACTCGTGCGATGTCTAATGTGCCCAGTTACTATTCGCACAAATTAGCTTATGGTCCAAAAGTTGCAAAAGCGCTTAAGAAAAAAGGGAGTGCTCATGCGCTTTTGATTGATAATCCTTTGGACGAAACACTCAAACTAGTGGCAAAAGCCTTGGACAAGCGAGTGGCGGAAGTGGTGGTGGTGATTTTGGATCGCCCTCGGAACCAAAATTTTATCGATACGGTCCGAAGCGTTGGAGCTTCTTTGCGGATGGTGGGGGATGGTGATATTACTGCGGCGGTGGCTCCTTCGCTGCCCGATTCGGGTGTTGATCTTTATGTTGGCATCGGTGGCACGCCGGAAGGCATTTTAACGGCGGCGGCTTTAAAGTGTTTGGAAGGGGAAATTCAAATGCGCATGTGGTTTCCCACACCGGAAGCGCGCAAGAAAGAATGTGACGGGTTGAGTGATGCGGAGTTGGATAAAGTTTATTACACGGAAGATCTTTTATCAGGGAAAAGCTCTATTTTTTGTGCTACAGGCATCAGTGATAGCCCACTTTTACCTGGCGTAAAATTGATTGGTAAGACGGCGATTACGCATTCTATTTTGATGCGCGCTCACAGTCGCACCGTGCGCTACATTCGCGCGATTCACAATTTGGAGCACAAAACCATTCCGCTTCGCAGCAATCCGCGAGAGAAAACGATTTAA
- a CDS encoding DUF2442 domain-containing protein, translated as MKIESNRCVEVEIQGEAFLLKLNDGRKVIVPYECYPLLARATSEQRQKVEIYAQGRMLHWPLIDEDIEVEHILEGKMPVKLQVVAHS; from the coding sequence ATGAAGATAGAATCCAATAGATGTGTTGAAGTGGAAATTCAAGGGGAGGCATTTTTGCTTAAACTTAATGATGGTAGAAAAGTGATTGTCCCTTATGAATGCTATCCACTTTTAGCGCGCGCCACTTCAGAGCAAAGGCAAAAGGTTGAAATTTATGCTCAGGGTAGGATGTTGCATTGGCCTTTAATTGATGAAGATATAGAGGTGGAACATATTCTGGAAGGGAAAATGCCAGTTAAGTTACAGGTGGTGGCCCATTCTTAA
- a CDS encoding glycosyltransferase, which translates to MSSSHIIIVAVGSLGDLHPYLAIGKELKRRGHQITFVTISHYQKKVERAGLNFALTRPDFSPNDKETLQLVNDRFRGGEWVFRKFVIPHIRDSYEDLNRACENADLLISHPITQAAPIVAAKRKMPWISTVLSPISFFSCYDPPVMPALPFLRGWHLGPKFYHHFFNLIRSIMNRWCEPVYQLRESLGLERGRNPILEGQHSPDLVLAWYSSLLGEPQIDWPKQTVMTGFIFYEEENQSMTQQKELETFLAQGEAPIVFTLGSSRVHTPGIFFEESLVAAQQLGLRAIILAGEQANALRATWHFSSFYITDYLPHSKIFPHAKIIVHQCGIGTTAQALLAGKPMLAVPQAHDQPDNAYRLEKLGVAKVLPHHQYRRKKVIKKLECLIKHYLSFLKQSTAAQKQILSENGTQTTCDQVEAYLRRKKQNI; encoded by the coding sequence ATGAGTTCCTCGCACATTATTATTGTTGCCGTGGGTTCATTAGGCGATCTCCACCCTTACCTGGCAATTGGGAAAGAACTCAAACGTCGCGGCCATCAGATTACCTTCGTTACGATTAGCCACTATCAAAAAAAAGTGGAACGAGCTGGCTTGAATTTTGCTTTAACGCGACCTGACTTTTCGCCAAATGACAAAGAAACATTGCAATTAGTCAACGATCGCTTTCGCGGCGGAGAATGGGTTTTTAGAAAATTCGTCATTCCCCACATCCGAGATAGCTATGAAGACCTAAATCGCGCCTGTGAAAATGCCGATTTATTAATTTCTCACCCCATCACTCAAGCCGCTCCGATTGTTGCCGCCAAAAGAAAAATGCCTTGGATATCCACGGTTTTATCCCCGATTAGTTTTTTTTCGTGTTATGATCCTCCCGTTATGCCCGCCCTACCTTTTTTGCGAGGGTGGCATTTAGGCCCTAAATTTTATCATCATTTTTTTAATCTAATTCGATCCATTATGAATCGATGGTGCGAACCCGTTTATCAGCTACGCGAAAGCTTAGGTTTAGAACGAGGCAGAAATCCTATTTTAGAAGGACAACATTCTCCTGATTTAGTCTTAGCTTGGTATTCTTCCCTCTTGGGCGAACCCCAAATCGATTGGCCCAAACAAACAGTCATGACAGGCTTTATTTTTTACGAAGAAGAAAATCAATCGATGACTCAACAAAAAGAATTAGAAACTTTTTTAGCGCAAGGCGAAGCGCCTATCGTTTTCACACTTGGCTCATCTCGCGTCCACACTCCCGGTATATTTTTTGAAGAAAGCCTTGTTGCGGCTCAACAGCTAGGTTTGCGAGCTATTATTCTCGCTGGCGAGCAAGCAAATGCGCTGCGTGCCACTTGGCATTTTTCATCATTTTATATTACCGATTATCTGCCTCACTCCAAAATTTTTCCTCACGCTAAAATTATCGTCCATCAATGTGGTATTGGCACCACGGCACAAGCCCTACTTGCGGGAAAACCGATGCTTGCGGTTCCTCAAGCACACGATCAACCCGATAACGCATATCGCCTGGAAAAGTTAGGCGTAGCTAAAGTTCTACCTCATCATCAGTATCGAAGAAAAAAAGTGATCAAAAAATTAGAATGTCTTATTAAACATTACTTATCTTTTCTGAAACAATCCACTGCAGCACAGAAACAAATTTTATCTGAAAACGGCACCCAAACCACTTGCGATCAGGTTGAAGCTTATTTGCGTCGCAAAAAACAAAACATTTAG
- a CDS encoding peptidylprolyl isomerase — translation MKRIFLLSLFLILTGVPMSEAAETNTVSHPVIRMTTSKGAFDIELYPEYAPKHVERILILVEKKFYNGIRFHRIVPNFVAQAGDPATKKGLDQRNIGSGGSDLPDIPLEVTPKITHQRGMVGMARASDPDSANSQFYIALKDIHQLDMQYTVFGRVLNDGVKVVDQLKVGDQIIDVKKLD, via the coding sequence ATGAAACGAATTTTTCTTCTTTCATTATTTTTAATCTTAACCGGAGTTCCCATGTCTGAAGCTGCTGAAACCAATACTGTGTCTCATCCTGTTATTCGTATGACCACTTCCAAAGGAGCTTTTGATATTGAACTTTATCCTGAATATGCGCCTAAACATGTGGAGCGCATTTTAATTTTGGTAGAGAAAAAATTTTATAATGGTATTCGTTTTCATCGGATTGTGCCCAATTTTGTGGCTCAAGCAGGTGATCCTGCTACGAAAAAGGGCCTGGATCAGCGTAACATTGGGTCAGGTGGCTCTGACCTTCCAGATATTCCTTTGGAAGTTACACCTAAAATAACTCATCAACGAGGCATGGTCGGTATGGCACGAGCATCAGATCCCGATTCAGCCAATAGTCAATTTTATATTGCTCTTAAGGACATTCATCAACTCGATATGCAATACACTGTTTTTGGCCGTGTGTTAAATGACGGCGTGAAAGTAGTGGATCAACTCAAAGTCGGGGATCAAATTATTGATGTGAAAAAACTGGATTGA
- a CDS encoding DUF4160 domain-containing protein, translating into MPRIPIPGRFRFSFVSFDLSEPMHVHIREGKRGAKLWVENMSFAWSDFKEYENAEILRITENYRNLIYEKWHEYEDRIQ; encoded by the coding sequence ATGCCGCGCATTCCAATCCCAGGTCGATTCCGTTTTTCGTTTGTTAGTTTTGATCTGAGTGAACCGATGCATGTTCATATCCGTGAAGGAAAGCGCGGTGCAAAGTTGTGGGTGGAAAACATGTCTTTTGCTTGGAGTGATTTTAAAGAGTATGAAAATGCTGAAATCTTGCGCATTACAGAAAATTACCGTAACTTAATTTATGAGAAATGGCATGAATATGAAGATAGAATCCAATAG
- a CDS encoding cupin domain-containing protein, with the protein MKKLAITRINSNGPEGIGLQDINSESKEIAVAGEKFETGYNYFIDDSGQFTAGVWECTPCTLLMDNYPVDEVCYLLSGIVKISDREGNTEIFHSGDCFAIPKGFYGTWENVETSRNIM; encoded by the coding sequence ATGAAAAAATTAGCAATAACTCGAATCAACTCCAATGGTCCAGAAGGCATTGGCTTGCAAGATATCAACTCGGAAAGCAAAGAAATTGCAGTTGCTGGTGAAAAATTTGAGACTGGCTACAATTATTTCATCGATGATTCTGGACAGTTCACAGCGGGTGTTTGGGAATGCACCCCTTGCACGCTGTTAATGGATAACTATCCGGTAGACGAAGTTTGCTATTTATTAAGCGGAATCGTAAAAATTTCTGATCGTGAAGGAAACACAGAAATTTTTCATAGCGGAGACTGTTTTGCTATCCCTAAAGGATTTTATGGGACATGGGAAAATGTGGAAACTTCGCGAAATATTATGTGA
- a CDS encoding DUF11 domain-containing protein — protein sequence MRKNIYFYWWALPLVLLGLFSQAQAQFTTFQGASMVIGQPDFNTISVVVDQTHVPHASASAISAKGHFAVACSNEGRIMIWNTIPTNSLQPADVVVGKPDFVSAAPGVSQTLMNSSMGVAFSPDGEKLIASDSGNHRVLIWNTIPTVNGQAADIVLGQTDFNTGTTDGNPSATKFEYPTGIFVAPNGQMFVCDTLNNRVLLYNDIPEASNTPADIVIGQNNMTQDSNANGVKFVNHPEYVAVSPDGRLIIGDRDNFRATIFNTIPTADGASADIAIGFGGFPGDGDPGCDDVRFQSPTGVTVSPKGLLAIGDTENNRVLIYNQVPDTNFPSANVVLGQPDFVSNTPFNTGTNAQSMVRPFGINFDLNGRLFVNGPDMNRVMVFGDLPTNKAELAVDISFNLATQGIGGLVQMLVTVNNNGDSTADNVVVFTAPPVGLVTNGAPIVSTGTYNIASGFWSIPSLASGQAATLTIPLRVDANAQVDNTLTAYASIMASDALDPIMTNNADRAEIVIGGVIIPVGTGIYGDLNNDGRPDLLWQRKLKLDGSKQTVVAGYLANGQGGFSSSEQVLASNTKKFSVVSIGDYNRDGFSDLFWQGKVKVAGSRKKMNMIQVSLGSLSNGFASPTAIATNTAKFKLATSRDVNGDGIEDLLWHGKIKVEGTRKKQRGVQAYFGDANGGYPTNAFIATNTLKRVLVTAYDFNADLRNDLIFEEKVKEGRKRVSQLSVYENQGNAVFDGKKEPGKPYKVTAPEPKLKFAAAGFFNNDGIIDVIWQRNKRKTRSAIAGYLDDSGKVIDSPEVATNKKPWNIAGPK from the coding sequence ATGAGAAAAAATATTTATTTTTATTGGTGGGCTTTGCCTTTGGTTTTGTTAGGTCTTTTTAGTCAGGCACAAGCTCAGTTTACTACCTTTCAAGGTGCTTCCATGGTCATTGGGCAACCCGATTTTAATACTATTAGTGTTGTAGTGGATCAAACCCATGTTCCTCATGCGAGCGCATCGGCCATCAGTGCGAAAGGCCATTTTGCAGTGGCTTGTAGCAATGAAGGTCGCATTATGATTTGGAATACGATTCCGACTAACAGTTTGCAACCTGCCGATGTAGTGGTGGGTAAACCCGATTTTGTGAGCGCAGCGCCAGGAGTTAGTCAGACGCTTATGAATAGTTCCATGGGGGTGGCGTTCAGTCCCGATGGTGAAAAATTGATTGCGTCTGATTCAGGTAATCATCGTGTTTTAATTTGGAATACAATCCCAACGGTAAACGGTCAAGCCGCTGATATTGTTTTAGGACAAACTGATTTTAACACTGGCACAACGGACGGAAATCCAAGTGCAACTAAATTTGAATACCCTACGGGTATTTTTGTAGCGCCGAATGGACAGATGTTTGTTTGTGATACGTTGAATAATCGCGTGCTACTTTATAACGATATTCCTGAGGCTAGTAATACACCGGCAGATATTGTCATTGGTCAAAATAATATGACTCAGGATAGCAATGCGAATGGAGTTAAATTTGTGAATCATCCTGAATATGTAGCCGTTTCTCCAGATGGCCGTTTGATTATTGGTGATCGCGATAATTTTAGAGCCACTATTTTTAATACCATTCCCACAGCGGATGGTGCTTCTGCTGATATTGCCATTGGCTTCGGCGGTTTCCCGGGAGATGGTGATCCAGGATGTGACGATGTGCGTTTTCAATCGCCAACGGGAGTTACGGTTTCACCTAAAGGTTTGTTAGCCATTGGTGATACAGAAAATAATCGCGTTTTAATTTACAACCAAGTGCCTGACACCAATTTCCCCTCGGCTAATGTGGTTTTAGGTCAACCTGATTTTGTTTCTAACACGCCCTTTAATACTGGCACCAATGCTCAATCTATGGTGCGACCGTTTGGTATCAATTTCGATCTTAACGGCCGTCTTTTTGTGAACGGTCCTGACATGAATCGTGTGATGGTTTTTGGTGACTTGCCAACCAATAAAGCGGAGTTAGCAGTTGATATTAGCTTCAATCTCGCCACTCAAGGCATCGGTGGATTGGTTCAGATGCTTGTGACAGTGAATAACAATGGTGATTCTACTGCGGATAATGTCGTGGTCTTTACGGCGCCCCCCGTTGGATTGGTTACAAATGGTGCACCGATTGTGAGCACGGGCACTTATAATATCGCTTCTGGTTTTTGGAGTATTCCCAGCTTGGCAAGTGGACAAGCAGCGACGTTAACCATTCCTCTTAGAGTCGATGCCAATGCGCAAGTGGATAACACGTTAACCGCTTATGCTTCCATTATGGCCTCGGATGCTTTGGATCCTATTATGACTAACAACGCTGATCGTGCGGAAATTGTCATCGGAGGAGTTATTATTCCTGTTGGAACGGGCATTTATGGTGATTTGAATAATGATGGTCGCCCTGACTTGCTCTGGCAGAGAAAGCTGAAACTCGATGGTTCGAAACAAACTGTAGTTGCGGGTTATTTAGCCAATGGCCAGGGTGGCTTTAGCAGTTCGGAACAAGTGCTGGCTTCCAATACGAAAAAGTTCAGCGTGGTTTCCATTGGTGATTACAACCGCGATGGTTTTTCGGATCTCTTTTGGCAAGGTAAAGTCAAAGTTGCGGGAAGTCGCAAGAAGATGAATATGATTCAAGTTTCGCTAGGAAGCTTAAGCAATGGATTTGCAAGTCCGACTGCTATTGCTACCAACACGGCAAAATTCAAGCTTGCTACATCACGTGATGTGAATGGTGATGGCATTGAAGACTTGCTCTGGCATGGAAAAATTAAAGTCGAGGGCACTCGCAAAAAACAACGTGGCGTCCAAGCCTATTTTGGTGATGCCAATGGGGGTTACCCTACCAATGCTTTCATAGCAACGAACACTCTCAAACGTGTGTTGGTGACGGCGTATGACTTTAACGCAGACCTTCGTAACGATTTGATTTTTGAAGAAAAAGTGAAAGAAGGTCGTAAACGTGTCAGTCAATTAAGCGTTTATGAAAATCAAGGCAATGCAGTATTTGATGGTAAAAAAGAACCGGGTAAACCTTATAAAGTCACTGCGCCAGAACCGAAGTTGAAATTTGCTGCAGCTGGTTTCTTCAATAATGATGGTATTATTGATGTGATCTGGCAACGCAACAAACGAAAGACTCGTTCTGCGATTGCTGGTTATCTCGATGACTCGGGTAAAGTGATTGACAGTCCCGAAGTGGCGACCAATAAGAAGCCCTGGAATATTGCAGGACCCAAATAA